The Stieleria maiorica genome includes the window TGATCGCGGGCAGCACGATCGTTTCCAGCATGCTCATGTGATTGCCGACCAGCACGCAGGGCGTCGTCAGGTTTGCCAGGTTTTGCAGGCCGCTGACTTCGAATCGGACGCCGACCGATTCCAGCGACTGCAGCACTTCGAAACTGGTTTGGCTCCAGCGCAGGCTGTCGTACTGTCCCCGACGAGCGACGTTGCTGGAACGAAACACATTGCCGAGGAACTGGCTGTAGAAGGTGAAGGTCGGAAACCGCGTTGAAATCCAGCCTGACGGGCGGGGCTCGGTCAGGTAGCGTCCGTCGATGTCGGCGAGCAGTTCGTTGCAGTGTGGGGATTGGTTTCCTTTCATGTCATCCACGCAAACGGCGATCAATCGTCCTGTGACGCCGGAGCCGATGATGCGGGGGTTGGGGCATCATCATCCGTCTTCGTGCCGCGCGGCGGGTTCTGGTCGCGCGTCATCGGTTCCTCCGACCTGCCCAGTTGAACCGCTGGTTGTCGGTTTGGCAACTCGGCCTGCCGATGCAGCGGTCCTTGCCGGGTTCCGAAGATCAGCCGCGTCAATCTGGCCTTGCCATCCAGCAGTAGGCTGAACAGCGTGGGCACCAAGACTAACGTGAAAACCGTCGAGACCAACAACCCGCCCAGCACCACGCTTCCCAGCCCGCGATACAGTTCGCTGCCGGCACCGGGGAACAGGACCAACGGAAACAGGCCCAGCACGGTGGTCATCGTCGTCATAAAGATCGGGCGAATCCGTGTGCGGACGCTTTCCAAGATCGCCGCCCGCGGCGCCATCGAGTCTTCACGCATGTGATTGAGCGATTGGTGCACGATCAAGATCGGATTATTAACCACCGTGCCGATCAAGATCACGAAGCCCAGCATGGTCAGGATGTCTAATTGTTGTGTCAGTTGACCGGTCATCCCCAAATAGACGTTCAACAGGTTCAGTCCCAGGATGCCTCCGACGGCCCCCAGCGGCACGGTCAAGATGATCACCAGCGGATACAGCCACGATTCGAACAGTGCGGCCATCAATAGGTAAGTGATCAGGACGACCAGGACGAATTGGCTGGTCAACAGGCTGAGCAAACTGTCGAGATTCCAACCCGACCATCGGCCCAAAAACGTCTCCTGCATCTTGCTCAGTTTGTCGGCCGTGCCGGCCAGATTGACTTGGTATCCGCCGCCCAGTTGACCGCTTTCGATCAGCGGTTGGACGATCTCGCGTCTGATTTGTGCCATCGCATCTTCCAATGCGACTTCCGGCGGCGGAGAAACCTCGATCGTGATCGCGCGGACGCGTTCGCGGTGATTGACCTGTTCGGGGCCGCTAGCCAAGGCGACTTCGGCCAAGGCCGCCAGCGGGATCAGATGACCGCCGGGCGTCGCGATCGGCAAGGCTTCAATCTCTTGTGTCGTGTCGGCATACTCGGACTCACCCACGATCGTCAAATCGATCTTGTTGCCGTCCAAGTAATAGTCGCCGGCATAGGCGCCGTCGATCAGACAGTTGGCGGCGAACCCCAGGTCGCGACTGCTGACGCCCATCTCGGCGGCTTGGACCAATTTGGGCGTGATGTGGATTTCGGGACTGGACAAATCCAAGCTCGGAATCGGACGAGCCTGGGCGGTCGGCATGATCTGTTTGACCTTGCCGATCGTTTGTCCGCCCAGCCCGACCAGTTTGATCAAATCGGGGCCGGTGATTTCGATCTCGATGGTCCGCCCGGCGGTCAAGCCCTGTTCGAACAGGCTGGATTGTTTTGCGACGGCAAACGTCCCCGGCATCTTCGCCCCGACCTGTTGCACCAGCGGAACCAGTTCACCGGCACGCTGGCCGTCGTGGGCGCGGATGCCCATGAACACCTGGCGGCCGCGGGCGACGAAGAAAAAGTCACCGATCGCGGGGAAATCCAGCGCGGCTGCTTCGGGGCTGTCCGGTTCCACGTCCCAGTACGGACGCAACTCGCTCTCCACGGTCTTCCCCGCCGCCGTCAACTGGTCCAGGTTGTAACCGGGCGGTGGCAACAGGATGCCGAAGACCAAGTTGCGATTTCCAGTCGGCAGGTACTCCACCTTCGGCCAGAACGTCCAACTGATGCCGATGGCCAACAAGACCAGCGTCGCGGCGACGACGATGCGGCGCAGCGTGCCGCGCTGGACCCAGTCGTTGAAACCGACGGTGCCGCGGACAAAGGCGGCGGCAAAGGCATGGACCGGCCACAAGAAGAATCGTGTGATTCGGTTCGATGACGCGTCGGAAGGTCGTGATCGACCGTCGGTCGGGACGCCCGGTCGCTCGCGCCGGGAATCGAACAACCGCGACGCCGCGGTCGGGATCACCGACATCGAGATCACCAACGACAGCGCCACCGCCGCGCTGATCGCCAACGCGATGTCACGAAACAGTTGGCCGGCTTCTTCTTGAACAAAGACGATCGGCAGAAAGACGGCGACGGTCGTGATCGTCGAAGCCGCGATCGCGCCCCAGACCTCCTGCGTTCCTCGAACCGCGGCGGCAAGCGGGGAGTCGCCGGATCGGAAATGGCGGTACACGTTTTCCAGCACCACCACCGCGTTGTCGACCAACATGCCGACGGCGAACGCCAGCCCGGCCAGACTGATCACGTTCAATGACCGACCCAGCACTCCCAGTACCAGGAACGATGCGATGATGCTGGTCGGGATCGCAAGCGCCACCACCAAGGCGCCGCGGGCGAACCAAAACCCGGCGGTCAAAATGATCGCGATGCAGATCAGAAAGAAAAGCGGCGAAAGATAGGCCGCCGCCAAGGAGCTGGCGATGATCAGCGGGATCGTCAGAATCGTCCGCACGCCCAG containing:
- a CDS encoding efflux RND transporter permease subunit, giving the protein MALIEAFVKNPVKVTVAVLLVSLFGVVALTRMPMQLTPEVQIPTITVATTWPGASPQEVEQEITMEQEEQLKSVEGVTKMTSESADSQSTITLEFVVGTNMEEALLKVNSRLQQVPEYPEDSDEPVITTANASDRPIAWFILSTRRPTEDTFTAFQSRHPELAEKIAPARNAHNVGLAMLRLRMLAKEHPEVNELLPPDDLDVTKLRRFAEDEIEARFERVPGVSQSNVIGGLEDELQVIVDPEKLAARQLTLADVRNVLQGQNKDTSAGDFWEGKRRWVVRAMGQFRSPEQVEQQLLSVNNGAPVYVRDVAKVELGYKKPDGLVRRFGESSIAINCLRETDANVLDVMEGLRIANRDIDENILAPRGLQLTQVYDETEYIYSSIDLVQQNIFIGGALTMIVLMLFLHLGVRTILTIPLIIASSLAAAYLSPLFFLICIAIILTAGFWFARGALVVALAIPTSIIASFLVLGVLGRSLNVISLAGLAFAVGMLVDNAVVVLENVYRHFRSGDSPLAAAVRGTQEVWGAIAASTITTVAVFLPIVFVQEEAGQLFRDIALAISAAVALSLVISMSVIPTAASRLFDSRRERPGVPTDGRSRPSDASSNRITRFFLWPVHAFAAAFVRGTVGFNDWVQRGTLRRIVVAATLVLLAIGISWTFWPKVEYLPTGNRNLVFGILLPPPGYNLDQLTAAGKTVESELRPYWDVEPDSPEAAALDFPAIGDFFFVARGRQVFMGIRAHDGQRAGELVPLVQQVGAKMPGTFAVAKQSSLFEQGLTAGRTIEIEITGPDLIKLVGLGGQTIGKVKQIMPTAQARPIPSLDLSSPEIHITPKLVQAAEMGVSSRDLGFAANCLIDGAYAGDYYLDGNKIDLTIVGESEYADTTQEIEALPIATPGGHLIPLAALAEVALASGPEQVNHRERVRAITIEVSPPPEVALEDAMAQIRREIVQPLIESGQLGGGYQVNLAGTADKLSKMQETFLGRWSGWNLDSLLSLLTSQFVLVVLITYLLMAALFESWLYPLVIILTVPLGAVGGILGLNLLNVYLGMTGQLTQQLDILTMLGFVILIGTVVNNPILIVHQSLNHMREDSMAPRAAILESVRTRIRPIFMTTMTTVLGLFPLVLFPGAGSELYRGLGSVVLGGLLVSTVFTLVLVPTLFSLLLDGKARLTRLIFGTRQGPLHRQAELPNRQPAVQLGRSEEPMTRDQNPPRGTKTDDDAPTPASSAPASQDD